ACCTAACATCCACAACATGTCTGCCCAGCTGCCGCCGGTGTTACCTGCAAGTAAAGGCAACATCGCCAACATAGGTATTACAGCAATATCTTGGAAAAGTAGTACTGCAAAACCTGACTGGCCTGCTTCCTTACCACCAAGCTCTCGCTCTTCAATGACCCTCAAAGCGATCGCGGTCGAAGATAGGGCTAAACCCATGCCTATTACTAGGCTTGTTTGCCACGTTAAGCCAAACATACAGGCGATAGCAGTAATAATCAGAGTGGTAATCAGCACTTGCGCACCACCGAGCCCGAGAATGGGCGCTCGCATCTGCCACAGTTTTTTAGGGTTAAGCTCTAAACCAATCAGGAAGAGCAGCAGCACCACCCCGAATTCGGAAAAGTGCAGAATCGCTTCTACATCGCTGATTAAACCGAGTCCCCATGGGCCAATTGCCACACCAGCTAATAGATAGCCTAATACCGAACCTAAACCGGCGCGCTGCGCGATAGGTACCGCAACCACCGCTGCAGCTAGGAATATAACGCTACTTTGCAAAAAATCATTAGTCAGAGCCATCGTTCGCTCCTATATCTTGTAGCGGGTCTCGCAACCAGTTTCGATAAGCCTCTGCGTGTTGATAACGTGTCATGTCTGAGACATTTCGTGCCCAGTGTAAAACCAAAGGTGGAATCCAGTTCATCTGACACAAAGCGGCTGTGAGTTCGAAAGGTTGTAAAATCTCTTGTAATGGATATTTATTATAGCCTGCTGCTCCAAACGCCTCTTCTTTACCACCCGTAGTGATAACGCTACGCCAGTGTTTACCTTTCAATGCACTTTGCTCACCAAACGCAAAGCCTTTACCCAAGACCCGGTCAAACCACTCTTTTAGCAATGAAGGACAGGAATACATAAACAGAGGGTGTTGGAACACAATCACATCATATTCAAGGAGCAGAGAATGCTCATACGGCACATCGATAAAGAAATCAGGATAGATGGCATAGAGATCGTGAATTTTAACGTGCCCGAGCGACTCTATTTTCTTAACCATCATCTGATTGGCAATAGAGGTTTCTGGCTCTGGGTGCGCGTAGATAACCAATACTTTGGGCACTACTTTGTCTGTCGAGGGAGTATTACTCATTCCTTTGAAGCATTCCTTTTAAGGCTAAACGGTGGCAAGGCCACAAGAATTTAAGCAAAAGTTATTAATATGTTATTGGCATCATAACGCAAATTGCATTGTGATCGACTTTTATCTGGTTTCAGCCTACTATGCAGGCGTCTGTTCATCTCTAATTTCTATGCTATTTCTATGATTACTTTCTCTGATATTCAATTGCTACGCGGCGGTAAGCCCCTCCTCGACCAAGCATCTGCGACTCTTCACCCTGGCGACAAGATTGGCTTGGTAGGTAAAAACGGCTGTGGTAAATCGACGCTGTTCGCTTTAATTAAAGACGAACTATCGATTGATGCTGGCTCATTCAGCAAACCTGCTCATTGGGAAATGGCGTGGGTTGCTCAAGAAACCCCAGCGTTAGAAAGAACAGCAATTGAGTACGTGATTGATGGTGACCGTGAATATCGTGGCCTTGAAGATCAGCTGCAAAAAGCAGAAGTAGCCGACAACGGGACGCTAGTTGCAGAGATTCACGGCAAGATAGAAACCATTGGTGGTTACAGCATTAAGGCTCGCGCAGCAGAATTGCTAGACGGCCTAGGCTTTAGCCAAGAACAAATGACGTGGAACCTGACCCAATTCTCAGGTGGTTGGCGTATGCGCTTGAACCTAGCGCAAGCCCTACTGTGCCGCAGTGACTTACTGCTGCTCGATGAGCCAACCAACCACTTGGACTTAGATGCGGTAATGTGGCTAGAGCGTTGGCTACAAAGCTACCCTGGCACACTGATTCTTATCTCGCACGATAGAGACTTCTTAGATCCTATCGTCAACCGCATCGTGCACGTAGAAAACCAAAAGTTAAATGAGTACACAGGTAACTACTCATCGTTTGAGAATCAACGAGCGCAAAAACTGATTCTGCAACAGGCGATGTACCAGAAGCAGCAAAAGCAGATGGCTCACATGCAGAGCTACATCGACCGTTTCCGTTATAAAGCTTCAAAGGCTCGCCAAGCGCAAAGTCGTATTAAAGCGCTAGAGAAAATGGAACAAGTACTGCCTGCTCAGTTTGATAACCCATTCAGCTTTGAGTTCAGAGAACCAGACGCACTACCAAACCCAATCATGATGATGGATGAGGTCTCTGCAGGTTACGATGACAAATTAATCCTAGAGAAGATTCGCCTTAACCTTGTTCCGGGTAGCCGTATCGGTCTACTGGGTCGCAACGGCGCAGGTAAATCGACACTTATTAAGCTGCTTTCTGGCGAACTTAAACAGCAAGGTGGCGAGCTGAGCTACTCACAAGGCGTTAAGATTGGTTACTTCGCACAGCATCAACTAGAAACGCTGCACCCAGAAGAGACACCACTGCAACACATGATGCAGATTGCGCCTAAACACACCGAACAACAGCTGCGTGATTATCTAGGTAGCTTTGGCTTCCAAGGCGAGAAAGCACTGGATAAAGTGGCTCCTTTCTCAGGTGGTGAGAAAGCACGTTTAGTATTGGCGCTGCTGGTATGGCAAAAGCCGAACCTGTTGCTACTCGATGAACCAACCAACCACTTGGATCTCGATATGCGTCAGGCACTGACATTCGCTCTACAAACATTTGAAGGCGCGATGGTTATCGTATCGCACGACCGTTACCTACTTCGTGCAACTACCGATGACCTGTACCTTGTGCACGACCGCCAAGTTGCGCCGTTTGACGGTGACCTGAACGATTACTACAAGTGGCTAACCGAACAGCAAAAAGTGGAACGCAAAGAAGCACAAGCGCAGGCTCCAGCGAAAGATGGTGCCAACAGTGCTGCTGCGAAAAAAGAGCAAAAGCGTAAAGAAGCGGAGTTCCGTAAGTTAACCGCACCAATCCGTAAAAAGCTGACTCAATTTGAAAAGCAGATGGATAAACTGACGCTTGCTCTTGAAGAAGCCGAGCAACAATTATCCGACACTTCACTGTATGAAGCTGAAAATAAGGCTAAACTGAATGAAGTACTCGCCCTACAAGCGAGCAGTAAGTCACAACTTGAAGAAGTTGAAATAGATTGGATGTCCACTCAAGAAGAGCTTGAGCAGATGGAACAGGATATGGATAACTTATGAGCCCAAAGCACGCCCCAATATCACTAACACTGGAACGACTATGGCAATTTAGCCTTCAGTATTACAGTGTGCGCGGTGTTAAAGATGCGTGCTTAACTTTGCAAAACCAGTTCCACGGCAACGTCAATCTACTGCTGCTCCTCAAATGGCTCGATGAGCAGCAAGTGTCTTTTGCAGAAGAAGAGTGGCACAAAGTACAGCAGTGCTTAAGCCGCTCAGAAACCCTACTTCATAGTTATCGAGAGTTACGTAAGCATCTAAAAGAGCATGTTGTCGACTCTCTCTACCGTGAAGCCTTACAGTTTGAACTGCAACTTGAGAAGCAGCAGCAATCCGACCTTGTCGACTGTATCAACTCGCTGCAACTTTTCACCAATCAACAAGCGCCACTGGCTCTGCAATATTGTCGTCTACTCGGGGCAGAAAACCTCTATGACGCATTTTCTGAACCCGCCCCTCAGCCTTAACTCATTTTCTTTCTCTTTTGAGTTGTTCCGGTACAAGCTTACTCTCGTATTGATATTTCGCTCCACCTAACAAAACGAGTGCTCATAGCAAGCAGAGGCTAGCTCGTACAAGTTTGATAATATTCAATCAGTTACTCACAACATGTTTTTACATTGAGTCTCAGCGAAAGGCTTGCGCTTGCACCGAGAATCAACCAAGCTCAAATAAAAACGTGGGCGCATCGTAATACTTAGTACTTTTCAAAGCCCATAAAAAGCACGGACTGTTTTATGACCATATTTACCGCAGCGGCTGGTTTATCTAACCCACACTTACAAACTTTAGTGCCAAGGTTTATCAGAAAGCAGGCGTTGTTCCATCCTACATGGCAAACCTTAGAAACGCCTGATGGTGATTTCCTAGACCTTGCTTGGAGTGAATCACCAGATAACGATGAACTGACGAGCAACAAACCTATCTTTATTCTGTTTCACGGATTAGAGGGCAGTTTTGAGAGCCCTTATGCCAACGGGCTGATGAATGCATTTGCGAAGGATGGTTGGTTGTCCGTGATGATGCACTTTAGAGGTTGTAGCGGTAAACCGAATCGCCTGGCTCGCGCATATCACTCAGGTGAAGTTGAAGATGCTCGCTTTTTCCTGAGGCACCTGCACGCACAGTTTCCTAATAACCCTAAGGTGGCAGTCGGCATCTCTTTAGGTGGAAACATGTTGGCGAATTATCTGGCAGAATATTCAGACGATCCCCTGCTATCAGCGGCAACCATAGTGTCAGCTCCGTTTGATCTGGCTTGTTGCGCGAGTCGCATTGAGAAAGGCTTTTCTAAGCTCTACAAGAAGTACCTGCTCAGCTCTCTCAAATCAAACGCCCTAAAAAAGATTAACCTGCTGCAAGAGAAGCTCGACATCACCGTTGAGACAATCAAGAAGATTGATAAGTTGTATGAGTTTGATGAACGAATCACCGCGCCTCTGCATGGATTCAAGAACGCTCAAGACTATTACGCACAGTGCTCTGCACTTCCCAAACTCAATAAGATAAAGCTACCGACTCAGATCATCCATGCTAAAGACGATCCTTTCATGACCGATGATGTGGTTCCTAAGTTCGTGCTGCCAGATAACATCGATTATCGCTTGTTTCAGAAAGGGGGGCATGTTGGATTCATTACTGGTAGTACACTAAAACCAAGGTTTTGGTTAGAAGAAGCACTGCCTGCCTACTATGAAAGTATTCAAGGTTCAGCATAACGGTTAAGCCTGCTAAATATATAAGTGAAACCTTGATAAGATTGCGCAGCCCCTAATTGGTGTTGTACTAAAACATCACTAGACACACTCATCAACATATCAATGAACATAAAAGAGAGAAGTATTTATGATCATCCCATGGAAAGACATCGAGCCTGATACGCTGGAAAACCTCATCAAAGAATTCGTACTGCGTGAGGGGACAGACTACGGCGACGTGGAGATCTCTCTACAAAACAAGATTGACCAAGTGAAACATCAATTAGCTTCTGGTGAGGCCAATATCGTGTTTTCCGAACTGCACGAAACCGTTGATATCCAGCTCACAAAACGCTTCTAAGCTGCGCTTAACACAGAGCCGTGTTATAGTGGAAAACGATTGCTAACAAGTAAGTTACTCATAAGACAAGGGTTGTCATGTCCGCTAAACATCCAATTATTGCGGTGACGGGTTCTTCAGGAGCCGGCACCACCACTACCTCAGAAGCCTTCCGAAAAATGTTCAATATGATGGACGTGAAGGCTGCTTGGGTTGAAGGGGATAGTTTTCACCGCTTCACTCGACCAGAAATGGACGTCGAGATCCGCAAGGCACGTGAGCAAGGTAAGCACATCAGCTACTTCGGCCCACAAGCCAACGACTTCGCAGCATTAGAAGAGTTTTTCCGTAAATACGGTAATGAAGGTACTGGTAAAGTACGTAGTTACCTACATACGTTCGATGAAGCTGTGCCTTATAATCAGATGCCAGGCACCTTTACGCCATGGCAAGATATCCCTGAAAATTCAGACGTGATGTTTTACGAAGGCCTACACGGCGGTGTGGTTGATGGCGACATTAATGTCTCTCAACACGTCGACCTGCTGATTGGCATGGTTCCTATCGTAAACCTAGAGTGGATTCAAAAGTTCGTTCGTGACACACGCGATCGTGGCCACTCACGCGAAGCAGTAATGGACTCCATTGTTCGTTCAATGGATGACTACCTTAACTATATTACCCCGCAATTTTCGCGTACTCATATCAACTTTCAGCGTGTCCCAACCGTAGATACATCAAACCCACTTAATGCCAAAGGGATTCCAAGTTTAGATGAAAGCTTCGTTGTTATACGTTTGCGCGGCATCAAAAACGTCGATTTCCCGTACCTTTTGGCGATGATTGATGGCTCATTCATGTCTCGTCATAACACACTAGTGGTGCCAGGTGGCAAGATGAGTTTTGCTATGGAGCTCATTGTGAGGCCAATCCTACAACAACTCATCGAAACCGGGAAAATAGGTTAACAAAACGACATTCTGGCTGATTACTTTTCATACCGTGATCATGTGCACAATTTTGCGTAAAAAATCGTAGCTTGGTCACGATTAAAATCAAGAAATAGTACCTGAAAAAGGATACTATTCTTAAACGAAACACAAGATAGCTTGCAGCGCTCATCGAGTGCTCTTATCCTAAGAAGTCAATTCAGGCTTAGCTAAAATACGGAAAGCGGCAAGCATACCCTGCAGAGGAAGTGAGATATTATGGTTCTAGGTAAACCTCAAACCGATCCAACATTAGAGTGGTTCCTTTCACACTGTCATATTCATAAGTACCCTTCAAAAAGTACTTTGATCCATGCTGGTGAAAAGGCAGAGACCTTGTACTACATCGTTAAAGGTTCTGTGGCAGTTCTTATTAAAGACGAAGAAGGTAAGGAAATGATTCTTTCTTACCTAAACCAAGGCGACTTCATCGGTGAGCTAGGCTTGTTCGAAGAAGACCAAGAGCGTACAGCTTGGGTTCGTGCTAAATCTCCTTGTGAAGTAGCTGAAATTTCTTTCAAGAAGTTCCG
This DNA window, taken from Vibrio chagasii, encodes the following:
- a CDS encoding TIGR02444 family protein, with the protein product MSPKHAPISLTLERLWQFSLQYYSVRGVKDACLTLQNQFHGNVNLLLLLKWLDEQQVSFAEEEWHKVQQCLSRSETLLHSYRELRKHLKEHVVDSLYREALQFELQLEKQQQSDLVDCINSLQLFTNQQAPLALQYCRLLGAENLYDAFSEPAPQP
- the kefG gene encoding glutathione-regulated potassium-efflux system ancillary protein KefG, producing the protein MSNTPSTDKVVPKVLVIYAHPEPETSIANQMMVKKIESLGHVKIHDLYAIYPDFFIDVPYEHSLLLEYDVIVFQHPLFMYSCPSLLKEWFDRVLGKGFAFGEQSALKGKHWRSVITTGGKEEAFGAAGYNKYPLQEILQPFELTAALCQMNWIPPLVLHWARNVSDMTRYQHAEAYRNWLRDPLQDIGANDGSD
- a CDS encoding phosphoribulokinase, whose protein sequence is MSAKHPIIAVTGSSGAGTTTTSEAFRKMFNMMDVKAAWVEGDSFHRFTRPEMDVEIRKAREQGKHISYFGPQANDFAALEEFFRKYGNEGTGKVRSYLHTFDEAVPYNQMPGTFTPWQDIPENSDVMFYEGLHGGVVDGDINVSQHVDLLIGMVPIVNLEWIQKFVRDTRDRGHSREAVMDSIVRSMDDYLNYITPQFSRTHINFQRVPTVDTSNPLNAKGIPSLDESFVVIRLRGIKNVDFPYLLAMIDGSFMSRHNTLVVPGGKMSFAMELIVRPILQQLIETGKIG
- a CDS encoding hydrolase, coding for MTIFTAAAGLSNPHLQTLVPRFIRKQALFHPTWQTLETPDGDFLDLAWSESPDNDELTSNKPIFILFHGLEGSFESPYANGLMNAFAKDGWLSVMMHFRGCSGKPNRLARAYHSGEVEDARFFLRHLHAQFPNNPKVAVGISLGGNMLANYLAEYSDDPLLSAATIVSAPFDLACCASRIEKGFSKLYKKYLLSSLKSNALKKINLLQEKLDITVETIKKIDKLYEFDERITAPLHGFKNAQDYYAQCSALPKLNKIKLPTQIIHAKDDPFMTDDVVPKFVLPDNIDYRLFQKGGHVGFITGSTLKPRFWLEEALPAYYESIQGSA
- a CDS encoding YheU family protein; the encoded protein is MIIPWKDIEPDTLENLIKEFVLREGTDYGDVEISLQNKIDQVKHQLASGEANIVFSELHETVDIQLTKRF
- a CDS encoding ABC transporter ATP-binding protein encodes the protein MITFSDIQLLRGGKPLLDQASATLHPGDKIGLVGKNGCGKSTLFALIKDELSIDAGSFSKPAHWEMAWVAQETPALERTAIEYVIDGDREYRGLEDQLQKAEVADNGTLVAEIHGKIETIGGYSIKARAAELLDGLGFSQEQMTWNLTQFSGGWRMRLNLAQALLCRSDLLLLDEPTNHLDLDAVMWLERWLQSYPGTLILISHDRDFLDPIVNRIVHVENQKLNEYTGNYSSFENQRAQKLILQQAMYQKQQKQMAHMQSYIDRFRYKASKARQAQSRIKALEKMEQVLPAQFDNPFSFEFREPDALPNPIMMMDEVSAGYDDKLILEKIRLNLVPGSRIGLLGRNGAGKSTLIKLLSGELKQQGGELSYSQGVKIGYFAQHQLETLHPEETPLQHMMQIAPKHTEQQLRDYLGSFGFQGEKALDKVAPFSGGEKARLVLALLVWQKPNLLLLDEPTNHLDLDMRQALTFALQTFEGAMVIVSHDRYLLRATTDDLYLVHDRQVAPFDGDLNDYYKWLTEQQKVERKEAQAQAPAKDGANSAAAKKEQKRKEAEFRKLTAPIRKKLTQFEKQMDKLTLALEEAEQQLSDTSLYEAENKAKLNEVLALQASSKSQLEEVEIDWMSTQEELEQMEQDMDNL